A genomic region of Phycisphaerae bacterium contains the following coding sequences:
- a CDS encoding N-6 DNA methylase produces MSYEPLASLKSLEADLWEAADQLRANSKLTSTEYCMPVLGVIFLRHAANRFAMAATQIEDDQAAGRMPRRKVVKADYIRRRALWLPEVSRYDYIAGLPTDRDLGQALNDAMKAIEDDFEPLKGVLPKEYSIFERSVLEDLVRIFNREALRAAGGDVFGRIYEYFLMKFAMQKAMDNGEFFTPPSIVQTIVNVIEPEHGIVFDPACGSGGMFVQSSHFIERLGQDTSQRVVFYGQEKTATTIKLAKMNLAVHGLEGHIAEANTYYEDAHTLVGKCNFVMANPPFNVDMVDAEKIEGDKRLPFGLPGVNKAKKVSNGNYLWISYFNSYLGDSGRAGFVMSSQASSAGHGEKEVRRKIVQTGHVDVMVAIRSGFFYTRTVPCELWFFDTGKPTERRDKVLMLDARNVHRKVTRTIYDFSPEQMANLSAIVWLYRGQKERFLALVKDYFAAVCRECDAIPPGVDAFESALAASHEPLAAFAKVVGATKKLDQAAADAFAAAMGELAAAADAYAKDRATLAGEVTAYRKAYCRTLPATNDKQHDARKALDPIAERARGLSKQVELLHKLAVRAADAAAAVAGDERFAEHHDRRAVARLLKALDAGRKGAVEQLRLAVYFHRQIAWLHERFPKAEFQAVPGLCKLVTLTEIEAAEWSLTPGRYVGVAPPEQDEDFDFEDVLREIHVELADLNEEAAELAKRISANFEELGL; encoded by the coding sequence ATGAGTTACGAACCGCTTGCGTCTTTGAAGAGCCTGGAAGCGGACCTCTGGGAGGCCGCCGACCAGCTTCGCGCCAACTCGAAGCTCACCTCGACCGAATACTGTATGCCTGTCCTGGGTGTGATCTTCCTGCGGCACGCGGCCAACCGCTTCGCCATGGCCGCGACGCAGATCGAAGACGACCAGGCCGCCGGCCGAATGCCCAGGCGGAAGGTCGTCAAGGCGGACTACATCCGCCGGAGGGCGCTGTGGTTGCCGGAGGTCTCCCGCTACGACTACATCGCCGGGCTACCCACCGACCGCGACCTCGGCCAGGCGCTCAACGACGCCATGAAGGCCATCGAGGACGACTTCGAGCCGCTCAAAGGCGTGTTGCCGAAGGAATACTCGATCTTCGAGCGGTCCGTCCTCGAAGATCTGGTGCGCATCTTCAACCGCGAAGCGCTCCGTGCCGCCGGCGGCGACGTGTTCGGCCGCATCTACGAGTACTTCCTGATGAAGTTCGCCATGCAGAAGGCCATGGACAACGGCGAGTTCTTCACGCCGCCGTCCATCGTTCAGACCATCGTGAACGTCATCGAGCCGGAGCACGGCATCGTCTTCGACCCGGCCTGCGGCTCGGGCGGCATGTTCGTCCAGTCCAGCCACTTCATCGAGCGGCTAGGACAGGACACCTCGCAGCGTGTGGTCTTCTACGGGCAGGAGAAGACCGCAACGACCATCAAGCTGGCGAAGATGAACCTGGCCGTCCACGGCCTCGAAGGCCACATCGCCGAAGCCAACACTTACTACGAAGACGCCCACACGTTGGTCGGCAAGTGCAACTTCGTGATGGCCAATCCGCCGTTCAACGTGGACATGGTGGACGCCGAGAAGATCGAAGGCGACAAGCGCCTGCCGTTCGGCCTGCCGGGCGTGAATAAGGCCAAGAAGGTCTCCAACGGCAACTACCTCTGGATTTCCTATTTCAACTCTTACCTCGGCGACAGCGGACGGGCCGGCTTCGTCATGTCCTCTCAGGCGTCCAGCGCTGGCCACGGGGAGAAGGAAGTCCGCCGGAAGATCGTCCAGACCGGCCACGTGGACGTGATGGTCGCGATCCGCTCCGGCTTCTTCTACACCCGCACGGTCCCCTGTGAACTGTGGTTCTTCGACACCGGCAAGCCGACGGAGCGGCGCGACAAGGTACTGATGCTGGACGCCCGCAACGTCCACCGCAAGGTCACGCGCACGATCTACGACTTCTCCCCGGAGCAGATGGCCAACCTGAGCGCCATCGTCTGGCTCTACCGCGGCCAGAAGGAACGCTTCCTTGCCCTGGTCAAGGACTACTTCGCCGCCGTCTGCCGCGAGTGTGACGCCATCCCGCCGGGCGTGGACGCCTTCGAGTCGGCCCTCGCCGCGTCTCACGAGCCGCTCGCGGCCTTCGCCAAGGTGGTCGGTGCGACCAAGAAGCTCGACCAGGCCGCGGCCGACGCTTTCGCCGCCGCCATGGGCGAACTGGCAGCCGCAGCCGACGCTTACGCCAAGGATCGCGCCACGCTGGCCGGCGAAGTCACCGCGTACCGCAAGGCGTACTGCCGGACCCTTCCCGCCACGAACGACAAGCAGCACGACGCCCGTAAAGCCCTCGACCCCATCGCCGAGCGTGCCCGCGGCCTGTCCAAGCAAGTCGAGCTTCTCCACAAGCTGGCCGTCCGGGCCGCCGACGCTGCCGCGGCTGTGGCCGGCGATGAGCGGTTCGCCGAGCACCATGACCGCCGGGCCGTCGCCCGGCTGCTCAAGGCCCTCGATGCCGGGCGCAAGGGCGCGGTCGAGCAGTTGCGGCTGGCGGTTTACTTTCACCGGCAGATCGCCTGGCTCCACGAGCGCTTCCCGAAGGCCGAATTCCAAGCCGTGCCGGGCTTGTGCAAGCTGGTGACGCTTACCGAGATCGAAGCCGCCGAATGGTCGCTGACCCCCGGTCGCTATGTTGGCGTCGCGCCGCCGGAGCAGGACGAGGACTTCGACTTCGAGGATGTCCTGCGCGAAATTCACGTGGAACTGGCGGACCTAAACGAGGAGGCCGCGGAACTGGCCAAGCGGATCAGCGCCAACTTCGAGGAGCTTGGCCTATGA
- a CDS encoding helix-turn-helix domain-containing protein: MAKSPPDTVLTIVELSKCLKISRSTLYELAQDGKVPGQKVGRHWRFHRDAVDEWLKDRPKAIS, encoded by the coding sequence ATGGCCAAGTCGCCGCCAGACACCGTGTTGACCATCGTGGAGCTGTCGAAGTGCCTGAAGATCTCGCGGTCCACGCTCTACGAGCTGGCCCAGGATGGTAAGGTACCCGGCCAGAAGGTCGGTCGGCACTGGCGGTTCCACCGCGACGCCGTGGATGAGTGGCTGAAAGACCGACCCAAGGCGATTAGTTGA
- a CDS encoding tetratricopeptide repeat protein encodes MAIFDFFRKRDDPTKRSTPPRRIKDDGKRLSDFPVLRDAWLKFQTDYLDEAREIAERHVHAPDTKMAMEARKIVALVAFRQGQHQAALPMFEQVAAHTGKAADLFNVMTCAGTAGNVGRAQEAFDGVIHQYEGGDTEGVPPLPYIWYYHGCALRDGGHPDAALPMVQKLRPVYEQLKITDDTFLHIRGVPFLSHTMSLAVDIFRSTGEAADACAWIRDFARSLDEDGQSYLAELLKQLKCPEA; translated from the coding sequence GTGGCAATCTTCGATTTCTTCCGCAAACGCGACGATCCGACCAAGCGAAGCACGCCGCCGCGTCGCATCAAGGATGATGGTAAGCGACTCTCGGATTTCCCGGTCCTGCGCGACGCTTGGCTGAAGTTCCAGACTGATTACTTGGACGAAGCGCGAGAGATCGCAGAAAGGCACGTGCACGCGCCAGACACCAAGATGGCAATGGAGGCACGAAAGATCGTCGCCCTCGTCGCATTTCGGCAGGGTCAGCACCAAGCTGCGCTTCCCATGTTCGAACAGGTCGCCGCGCACACGGGAAAGGCGGCGGACTTGTTCAACGTGATGACCTGTGCAGGCACCGCTGGCAACGTCGGCCGTGCCCAAGAGGCCTTCGATGGCGTGATACACCAATACGAGGGCGGCGATACGGAGGGAGTTCCTCCGCTTCCGTACATCTGGTACTATCACGGCTGCGCACTCCGCGACGGCGGTCATCCAGATGCGGCGCTGCCGATGGTCCAGAAGCTCCGACCCGTGTACGAGCAACTGAAGATCACGGATGACACGTTTCTGCATATCCGCGGCGTGCCGTTCCTCTCCCACACGATGTCTCTTGCGGTCGATATCTTCCGCTCGACAGGCGAAGCCGCTGATGCGTGCGCGTGGATACGCGATTTCGCTCGATCGCTCGATGAGGATGGTCAGTCGTATCTGGCCGAGCTCTTGAAGCAGCTGAAGTGCCCCGAAGCTTGA
- a CDS encoding phage tail tape measure protein → MASSKGIRAGKAFVELGVDDRVAKGLQKAEQRLKAFGEGVRSVGLKLGALGSAALTFLGGTVKAFVDTGDALDEMSARTGVSVETLSELGWAADLAGADLETLETGLRKMQKVVTEAATGSASATEALARLGLSVTDLVNLNPEQQFKLIADRLSKVQDPTLRAALAMEVFGKSGTRLLPLLADGAQGLEEYQRKARELGLTVSSETAKDAAALADTLDTLWRVLKQSAFTIGAALAPTIKDLGDAVTRAVVRVTEWLKQNKALIVTALQVAAAVTAVGVGLIVAGTLISGVGAVFGWLATVVTGIGAAFGAIGAALAAIVSPIGLVITAAVALGTTLLVVTGAGSEALTWLGEQFGRLRDTVYKVMGGIADALAAGDINLAAQILWLSLKLAWQQGVAALNRAWLEAKRFFLSIAYGMWYGALAAAEIGFHALEVAWIETTSFLSQTWTSFTAGFQKAWNTAINWTTKRLLELWGLFDETLDVEAAKKMADEDLSSVNAEIDRQHDAALQAREAQRQAERERAKSTHEGALEEIGRQDQDAQRQLDQETDARVKATQQQLDEARKALDDAVAEARRKREAADAEGGRPRRPSRDPLAGLDDQLAGLGTLLAQKISVIGTFNPLGATGLGGGSAAERTARATEETAKHTKRLAESAGRLTFA, encoded by the coding sequence TTGGCCAGCAGCAAGGGCATCCGCGCGGGCAAGGCGTTCGTCGAGCTCGGCGTGGACGATCGTGTCGCCAAGGGGCTGCAGAAGGCCGAGCAGCGGCTGAAGGCCTTCGGCGAGGGTGTGCGCTCCGTGGGCCTGAAGCTCGGGGCGCTGGGCTCAGCCGCGCTGACGTTCCTGGGCGGCACGGTGAAGGCCTTCGTCGACACCGGCGATGCGCTGGACGAGATGTCGGCCCGCACCGGCGTGAGTGTCGAGACGCTTTCGGAACTCGGCTGGGCCGCCGATCTGGCCGGCGCCGACCTGGAGACCCTGGAAACCGGCCTGCGCAAGATGCAGAAGGTGGTCACCGAGGCGGCGACGGGTTCTGCCTCTGCGACCGAGGCCCTCGCGCGGCTGGGACTGAGCGTCACCGACCTGGTCAATCTCAACCCCGAGCAGCAGTTCAAGCTCATCGCCGACCGGCTGTCGAAGGTGCAGGACCCAACATTGCGCGCCGCCCTGGCGATGGAAGTGTTCGGCAAGAGCGGCACGCGCTTGCTGCCGCTGCTCGCGGATGGCGCGCAGGGACTGGAGGAGTACCAGCGCAAAGCCCGCGAGCTCGGGCTCACCGTTTCCTCCGAAACCGCCAAGGACGCCGCCGCCCTGGCGGATACGCTTGACACGCTCTGGCGGGTGCTGAAGCAATCGGCTTTCACGATCGGCGCTGCACTGGCGCCGACCATCAAAGATCTGGGCGACGCGGTCACGCGCGCCGTCGTGCGCGTCACGGAATGGCTCAAGCAGAACAAAGCCCTGATCGTCACCGCGCTGCAGGTGGCCGCCGCCGTGACCGCTGTTGGTGTCGGCCTGATCGTGGCGGGGACGCTGATCTCGGGCGTCGGCGCCGTGTTCGGCTGGCTGGCCACGGTCGTGACAGGAATTGGCGCCGCATTCGGTGCGATCGGCGCCGCCCTGGCGGCGATCGTCTCGCCGATCGGGCTGGTGATTACTGCGGCCGTGGCGCTGGGCACCACGTTATTGGTCGTCACAGGCGCCGGGAGCGAGGCGCTGACCTGGCTCGGCGAGCAGTTCGGCCGGCTGCGCGACACTGTATATAAGGTAATGGGCGGGATCGCGGACGCCCTGGCCGCCGGCGACATCAACCTGGCCGCGCAGATCCTCTGGCTCAGCCTAAAGTTAGCGTGGCAGCAGGGTGTGGCGGCGCTCAACCGGGCGTGGCTCGAGGCCAAGCGCTTCTTCCTGAGCATCGCCTACGGCATGTGGTATGGGGCCCTCGCCGCAGCCGAGATCGGGTTCCACGCGCTGGAGGTCGCCTGGATCGAGACCACGTCGTTCCTGTCGCAGACCTGGACCAGCTTCACGGCGGGGTTCCAGAAGGCCTGGAACACGGCGATCAACTGGACCACCAAGCGCTTGCTCGAGCTGTGGGGCCTGTTCGACGAGACGCTCGACGTCGAGGCGGCCAAGAAGATGGCCGACGAGGACCTCTCGTCGGTCAACGCGGAGATCGACCGGCAGCATGACGCGGCGCTGCAGGCCCGCGAAGCACAGCGCCAGGCCGAGCGCGAGCGCGCCAAGAGCACCCACGAGGGCGCGCTGGAGGAGATTGGCCGGCAGGACCAGGACGCGCAGCGACAGCTCGACCAGGAAACCGATGCCCGCGTCAAGGCAACCCAGCAGCAACTGGACGAGGCCCGCAAGGCGCTGGACGACGCCGTGGCGGAAGCGCGGCGCAAGCGCGAGGCGGCCGACGCGGAAGGTGGCCGTCCCAGGCGGCCGTCCCGCGATCCCTTGGCCGGCCTGGACGATCAGCTCGCCGGGCTCGGCACCCTGCTGGCGCAGAAGATCAGCGTGATCGGCACGTTCAACCCGCTCGGCGCGACGGGGCTGGGCGGCGGCAGCGCCGCCGAACGGACCGCCCGCGCCACCGAGGAGACCGCCAAGCACACGAAGCGGCTGGCCGAGAGTGCTGGACGATTGACGTTCGCGTAG
- a CDS encoding TRAM domain-containing protein: MWFCCLKTVGGVLLAILALFGLTGCATLNAQPPVEHFANKLADEAIIPAVREGLSQGVEQLVIQAGAQGINPTYVVKFSGKWVTGVEGAASVGVEGIAGQLQVTSASSEETETSPHQKERAAPPDTQPAATERSAVAGTGAAPPGPVLLTITDVDRDEDKGFARLPDGTLVVVPGAADRLGQTIAAEITARAGRLITARLVEGR; the protein is encoded by the coding sequence ATGTGGTTCTGTTGCTTGAAGACGGTCGGCGGTGTCCTGCTCGCGATCCTGGCACTGTTCGGGCTGACCGGCTGTGCGACGCTCAATGCCCAGCCGCCGGTGGAGCACTTCGCCAACAAGCTGGCGGACGAGGCCATCATCCCGGCGGTGCGCGAGGGTCTGTCGCAGGGTGTGGAGCAGCTGGTCATCCAGGCCGGGGCGCAGGGCATCAACCCCACGTACGTCGTGAAGTTCTCGGGCAAGTGGGTCACCGGCGTGGAGGGCGCCGCATCCGTCGGCGTCGAAGGCATCGCCGGGCAGCTCCAGGTGACCAGCGCGAGCAGCGAGGAAACGGAGACGAGCCCGCACCAGAAGGAGCGGGCGGCGCCGCCGGACACCCAGCCCGCCGCGACCGAGCGTTCGGCCGTCGCTGGCACGGGCGCAGCGCCTCCGGGCCCGGTCCTGCTGACCATTACCGACGTGGATCGCGATGAGGACAAGGGGTTCGCACGCCTCCCGGACGGGACGCTGGTCGTGGTCCCGGGTGCGGCGGACCGGCTGGGCCAGACCATCGCCGCCGAGATCACCGCGCGCGCGGGCCGCCTGATCACCGCACGTCTCGTGGAAGGGCGCTGA
- a CDS encoding DUF2190 family protein: protein MAQATFVHDGASIDYTPGSDVAVGEVVVLGDLVGIAPRAMPANTRGSLALTGVFDLPKAPGTGIAAGVALYWDATAKLVKTDSNSGTHKRIGNAVAAAGTTDATVRVRLNTGITDYTPLVVP from the coding sequence ATGGCACAGGCAACATTCGTACATGACGGGGCGTCGATCGACTACACGCCTGGCAGCGACGTCGCGGTCGGTGAAGTGGTTGTGCTCGGCGACCTGGTGGGCATCGCGCCGCGCGCGATGCCTGCCAACACCCGCGGGTCACTGGCGCTCACCGGCGTCTTCGACCTGCCCAAGGCGCCGGGCACCGGCATCGCCGCCGGCGTCGCGCTGTACTGGGATGCGACCGCCAAGCTCGTGAAGACCGACAGCAACTCCGGTACGCACAAGCGGATCGGCAACGCGGTGGCGGCGGCCGGCACAACCGATGCGACCGTCCGCGTGCGGCTCAACACCGGCATCACGGACTACACGCCGCTGGTCGTGCCCTGA